One segment of Balaenoptera ricei isolate mBalRic1 chromosome 8, mBalRic1.hap2, whole genome shotgun sequence DNA contains the following:
- the DDI1 gene encoding protein DDI1 homolog 1 encodes MLLTIYCVRRDLSEATFSLQVSPDFELHNFRVLCELESGIPAEEIQIVYTERLLADDHCSLGSYGLKDGDVVVLLQKENVGPRPPGQTSSLPQSDFTGTAVPGTSSSRQHHQHQRAQSAQQSRGLDSGKKMTSAQGLDSPALIRSMLLSNPHDLSLLKECNPALAEALLSRNPETFSQVLMEQQRERSLREQERLSLYSADPFDLEAQAKIEEEIRQQNIEENMNIAMEEVPESFGQVAVLYINCKVNGHPLKAFVDSGAQMTIMSQACAERCNIIRLVDRRWAGIAKGVGTQRIIGRVHLAQIQIEGDFLQCSFSILEEQPMDMLLGLDMLKRHQCSIDLKKNVPVIGTTGTQTYFLPEVELPPCAKLVSETGQDESSDKEIADTIKHSVMDSGQKKH; translated from the coding sequence ATGCTGCTCACTATCTACTGTGTGCGGAGAGACCTCTCCGAGGCCACCTTCTCCCTCCAGGTCAGCCCTGACTTTGAGCTCCACAACTTCCGTGTCCTCTGTGAGCTTGAGTCCGGCATCCCCGCCGAGGAGATCCAGATTGTCTACACGGAGCGACTCCTTGCCGACGACCACTGTTCGTTGGGCTCCTATGGCCTCAAAGACGGCGACGTCGTCGTTTTACTCCAGAAGGAGAACGTGGGGCCCCGGCCTCCGGGCCAGACATCCAGCCTGCCTCAGAGCGATTTCACCGGGACAGCCGTGCCTGGGACATCCAGCTCCCGGCAGCACCACCAGCACCAGCGGGCACAGTCGGCCCAGCAGTCCCGCGGCCTGGACTCTGGAAAGAAGATGACCTCTGCTCAAGGGCTGGACAGCCCCGCCCTGATCCGAAGCATGCTGCTCTCCAACCCCCACGATCTGTCCCTGCTGAAGGAATGCAATCCTGCCTTGGCCGAAGCCCTGCTCAGCAGAAACCCGGAAACCTTTTCTCAGGTCCTGATGGAGCAGCAAAGGGAAAGGTccctgagagagcaagagagacttAGCCTCTATTCTGCCGACCCGTTCGATTTGGAAGCTCAGGCCAAAATAGAGGAAGAGATCCGGCAGCAGAACATTGAGGAGAACATGAATATAGCGATGGAAGAGGTTCCAGAGAGTTTTGGACAAGTGGCCGTGCTCTACATCAACTGCAAAGTGAATGGACATCCTTTGAAGGCTTTTGTTGACTCGGGTGCCCAAATGACCATTATGAGCCAAGCTTGTGCCGAGAGATGTAATATCATACGGCTGGTGGACCGACGATGGGCTGGGATTGCTAAAGGTGTGGGCACGCAGAGAATTATTGGCCGAGTTCACCTAGCTCAGATTCAAATCGAAGGTGATTTCTTACAATGCTCTTTCTCTATACTTGAGGAGCAGCCCATGGACATGCTTCTAGGGCTAGATATGCTCAAGAGACATCAATGTTCCATTGACCTGAAGAAAAATGTGCCGGTGATTGGCACGACTGGCACACAGACTTACTTTCTTCCTGAGGTAGAGTTACCTCCATGTGCTAAGTTGGTAAGTGAAACTGGGCAAGACGAGTCTTCAGACAAGGAAATAGCAGATACTATTAAACATTCAGTCATGGATTCAGGACAAAAAAAGCATTGA